Proteins from a genomic interval of Xylocopa sonorina isolate GNS202 chromosome 6, iyXylSono1_principal, whole genome shotgun sequence:
- the LOC143424435 gene encoding lipid droplet-regulating VLDL assembly factor AUP1-like, producing MSQIDIQHLFDKSRFPSGWRLVSVFLYTPVGLFLVLLRLLVALQLWLVAILLPDCDSLRTFLSYGFSFAFGILVKIPEGEIKDKQARIIIANNVSVLDHFALYKATQALTPTVWELPTCMGYALGLQVMDMSSKEALIADIKQFLSTSYYNIVIQPEFGITNNRVGLLKFNSWPFAIEESVQPIAVKAWRPEFIPIRLTSLASRWWTDMFWFMFVPYTVFTFKYLKIKRNTDCEVLVREVEKDIATSLGLQTSSHTVSDKVEFEKRYIMEKTQPRRFDRNSQNLPVIHTIEIQSMVRQVSEVLPLVPHNVILTDLLKTRNVDITIANILDGIVTYTPDSSQTVARSAPLNQLQKNTVKDNSKLGSSSFQERKAKMIEEARERYIKKHGLKNC from the exons ATGTCACAAATTGATATCCAGCACTTATTTGATAAAAGCAG GTTCCCTAGTGGTTGGCGTCTTGTATCTGTATTTTTATATACTCCAGTGGGTCTTTTCCTTGTACTGCTACGGTTATTAGTTGCTTTGCAACTTTGGCTTGTTGCGATACTATTGCCTGATTGTGATAGTCTTAGAACATTCTTAAGCTATGGATTTAGTTTTGCTTTTGGTATCTTGGTAAAGATTCCCGAAGGTGAAATTAAGGACAAACAAGCAAGAATTATAATCGCTAATAATGTCTCTGTCTTGGATCATTTTGCTCTGTACAAAGCTACACAAGCATTAACGCCTACTGTCTGGGAATTACCAACGTGCATGGGCTATGCACTAGGTTTACAAGTGATGGACATGAGTAGCAAAGAAGCTCTAATTGCAGATATAAAACAATTTCTTTCTACGTCATATTATAACATTGTAATACAACCTGAATTTGGTATAACCAATAATCGTGTTGGCTTATTGAAGTTCAACTCTTGGCCATTCGCTATAGAGGAGTCTGTCCAACCGATTGCAGTCAAAGCATGGAGGCCAGAATTTATACCCATTCGTCTTACCTCATTAGCATCTAGATGGTGGACAGATATGTTTTGGTTTATGTTTGTTCCTTATACAGTTTTCACATTTAAGTACCTGAAAATCAAGAGAAATACAGATTGTGAAGTACTAGTACGGGAAGTAGAAAAAGATATAGCAACTAGTCTTGGACTTCAAACAAGTTCTCATACAGTATCAGACAAAGTAGAATTTGAGAAACGCTATATTATGGAAAAAACTCAACCTAGAAGGTTTGATAGAAATTCTCAAAATTTACCAGTTATTCATACTATTGAAATACAGAGCATGGTTCGACAAGTTAGCGAAGTGCTTCCATTAGTCCCTCATAATGTGATTCTCACAGACCTAT TGAAAACACGCAATGTTGATATTACAATTGCCAATATATTGGATGGCATAGTTACTTATACACCAGACTCATCTCAAACTGTTGCAAGATCGGCACCATTAAATCAATTACAAAAAAATACAGTTAAAGATAACAGTAAGTTAGGATCTTCTTCCTTCCAGGAAAGAAAAGCTAAAATGATAGAAGAAGCTAGGGAAAGGTATATTAAAAAACACGGACTTAAAAATTGCTGA